The Caenorhabditis elegans chromosome I genome includes the window AAACGATCCTACCAGAtcaggaaaaagaagaagatgctgaaataatttcaaccACTCAAAACTTTAGTCAAGTCCTTCATGTTGCTGAGACTACAACACCAGGTAAATTTATAGCTTCCATAATCCATAATGAGTGGCTAAAACTCAGTGCATTAAGATATATCAGCTAGTTTCAGAattctgctaatttttttattttaattattcccTTTCTCAAATTGTACTAAACATCGATAATAATTAATAAGTATTCTTAATTAATATTTACGGTGAGCTTtgttgttaaattttgaaattgattcaCTTGGGGGTGGAcggcaaattaccggttttccgatttgccggaagttttggttttcggcaaattgccggttttccgatttgccggaagttttggttttcggcaaattgccggttttccgattCGCCGAAAGTTTAaatattcggcaaattgtcggtttttcgatttgacggaaattttaatatgggcagattgccgattttccggaaaaaaatcgtttgccgcccatccCTGGTTCAActgttgaatttgaattttatttaaaaattgatgtaaTGTTTGTTTTGTTCAGATCACGTTGAAGAAGTTTCTTTGAAGGCTACAAACAATGTACCGGAACGAGCTCCATTCACTATGTACTCTACAAAGAATCAGTTAGAACATCTCTCAACTCCCGAATACCCAACTGCAAGACGGATTTCTCTTCAATTCAAGCCACTGAAGATTTCGAATCAAAAAcctgatattttcaaacagtATCACTTGCCAACAATGAAAGAACTTGAGCATCTTCCGAAGCAGTTGCGGTATATGAGTAGAtcaaataaaactgataacaGATATTGGTTTGATGTCGGTACTGTGAAGAATGACTTTAAACGGAAACTTTTCGGAGACTATTACCGCGATTGGATGCGTTCCGGCCATTTTATGAGACATAAAGTGAATAGTGTATGTTCACAATTGGATGCAAATTGTCCTTACTTCATTCTAAAGGAAGAAACAAGAGATAGGTATAATAGCTttggttttggaattttgaattttctaagaTCTATTTTCAGCCCAGCACTGATGCTCCAAATTGAAGAACTTCGCGATAAGCCTATTCCACTGGAACTACTGAGCAAAATGGTTTGCATCAGAATGAATGCCagattttttatcgattatttCGACCAAGTTTCTTGTTTAACTCCAGCCTGCTGGgtaagttgaatttttgtttttttttaacttgaaaaatattacgggaacacgaaattctgagaatacgTATTGTGCAACACATCTGACGCGCAAATTATCTTGTAGCgggaactacagtaattctttaaattactactgtagcactGGTCCCACTTTTGAGTTGTTTTTGTCACGATTTATTGACGATTTCTAAAGTATCGTCGAAATGACAACAAccaacgaaaaaataaatatcgaaAATAAATTCGTTTCTAAAGTCCAGTTAGTAAATCGTTCCCGTAAATTGccaccagcgctacagtagtcatttaaagaattgcTGCGGTTTTCGCTACGATATACTTTGCGCGTCAGATCTattgcacaatacgcattctcagaattaagtgtttccgtaatatcttggaaattaaaaattaaatatgattttttttcaggccaaCATAGATTTAAATAAACTTGGCGACTTCACAAGTTCTGATGACGAAGTTGCAGACATTGGAAAAAGCTTTCTTGCAACATTATCCGATCTTCCAGATATGCCAACTGAAGTGGTTATGACTATTAAGAAGAACTCCCacattttatacaaaaaaattatgagtgacTTAGTGAGAACcatgttcattttgaaattggataGTGATGGCAAACCACATTTCTTCTATGATGGTGCATTTGACATAAAGCCGAAGGTTAGACGATCTCCACCATCTCCATCAAATAGTGAGATCTCATTGTAATTTCTATATAATTTATTCATAACTTTATGcattttcttctgttttttgttgcaatttctTTCCCTTCCACCGGTTCGCTTCCCTGTTTCTATGATCCTCCCTTACCCTTGAATAATCtcctttcaatgtttttcttgtttttgttttacttgtgttttgatttttgagctcaaagttttcaaatgtaaATATTTATATACTACATCATCTTTAGAACAACCCGGTCACAAAACAAATAGCAcaatattatgaaaatttaaattaaaattagctGTGAGGTGCACAGATCGGTGAATGGGGTTAATGCGATATGGGAGGAGAAGTAGAATATTGCTGCAATTGCCAACGGGAACGGCAATGCTGGAAGTGCAGTTTGAGATAATGTGACAATTGGCAGAGTAATTGTCAAACCAACAAGATTGGATACGAAGCACGCGACGACAGTTGGAAGTGGGCACGTCTGAAATGCTTAGAATTtgaattgccagaaattttcaatttgggtaatttgccggaaattatcattttcggcgaattgcgggtttgccgaaaaatttcaattccggcaaagtgtcgatttgctgatttggtggaattttcatttttagcaaattgccgatttgccggaaaatttcaattccggcaaagtgccgatttgccggaaatgttttaaaaaagtttaatggattttctgtaaaattcaaaaattatctttaaTTGGGTAAATTACGACAGAAAACTACAcgaaaagtgtaaaaaaaatcaaacttttaaaatttttaaaaacccatTCAAACTCACTTGAACAGTATTTCCCAACATCAgtgaataaaatacaaaatctcCCATTCCTAACCGAATTGTTCCTTCAACTTCTCGTActtctcctgaaaaaaataatttttaaaaattattctagaTATACATTTCACTAACTAATCTGTCTGGGAATCACTGGAGGCCTCAAAAGTGAATCAGATTCCAAAAGCCTTGAACTCGATGAATTGTTGAATTCAGTTAGCGGGGTACTGTTTGATCGTGTTGTGTCAGGGGAATCCACTTCATTCACGTATGAACTTGCTGAaattattgagtttttcaaaaaaaaaaatgaaacgacACTTTAAAGGTACACGCTGATTTTTCTGAGTGGGTCTTGCCACTAGGgatgtggattttttaaagttttttatgagaccgggtaccgtagttttagctttaattgtttttttatattttgggCTTTTATTGTGTAGCTTACAATTGTATAAAATAGCTGGAAATTTGTCGTCTCCGCGTCGATTCGCAGTTTCCACGAGCATTTTTAATGGTCCACACGGTGTCAGAACAGCAACAATATCCCAAAATGAAATCGCTGTTAATGCCATCCAAACAGTCCAGTCGGGAAGAATattgagaataaaaattgcagttaGACCTGCGAGCATAATAAGATAAAATTGATGAAGTCGTCGATGGGATTTCCAGTGGAGACATGTTATTCCAAGACCACCGAATTGGAGAATAAGGAAGAAAAATGTTGGTACAGATACTGGAATTGATTGGGCTTCAGCTATTCTTTGGAAATGGAAAACTGAGTAAACCAGCAGAATTCCAATGCTGTTGGCTAATACGTATACTTTTATggcctgaaaaattcaaaaattaaaataaaaagtccTTAAACATTAAGTTATTACCTTATAAAACTTCATCTGATAACAAAAAACTCCCAAACTAGTcgtcaaaatcaaaaatccaatCAAATACAAAGTGATTGTCCCGCTATCCGCGGTATCGTATGAATGGAACAGTCCGTATACtctgaaattgcaaattttagaaattttaagatttttaatattaaaactaACACTTTAGATTGTTCTTGTTGTTCTGGCTGGCTGAGTTTCACATTTATCGCGACGAACAACATGCAAATTGCAACAGGATAGAGAACTCCTGTTATGGTTTTCCCGGAGTACACTCTTTTTGTTCTtggcattctgaaaaatttaattttagtcAACAATACATTTTGATTCGTTAGaaaattactggaaaaaagaattgaataaaaaagaaaaaattttaaagtgagagttactgtagtttttaaagGAGCATAGCTAAATTGTCACTTGTGGTCCCGCATAGAACAAACTACAGTAGCGAATTTtacatttattgattttttatcttattttttcttttgcttttAAAAGCTTTATCTCGTTTCAAACaacgtttttggtttttcttttttataaaaaaaagttttttacaactcttcacaaaatgaaaatattgctTTAAGAATTCAATCATGGAAAACAAAtccaatcaaaaaatctgTTCCAGTAtggttttttaatcaaaaaacctcaaatatttatttattccagTTTACATTTTCTTTGCAATCATGTCTAGAAAGTGTGTGGTTTTGAAGGTTACTGTGAGGGGTGCAACTGTGCTCCACCGCACCGCCCAAACCAcctattttcaaacaaatgcATGTCCTTTTTTGTGCCAAATATTTCTTCCCTATATATTCTACTCGATTTATGTACTGaaaaacgtcattttttgtattttctcaCTTATTTTCATCTGGATTCATGCAATTTCATTATCTTTCAGGTCGGCTTCCGTTTCATAATGCATTCTCAACAGCGCCCGAATCCCCAGATGAATAGGCACCCCTATGGGGTAagaattgtcaattttctaCAACTAACATTATCGGTCTTTgatatatttaaatattttaattttagacaCCAGGAAGTGCTCCACAAATGCGACGCCCGGGAGGTTTTGCTGGTCAGCCGCCACAAATGCATGGGCCTCGAATGGTTGCACCGCCGGCTGCTCCATTgccgaaaaagaagaagtatGCGGATAAATGTATTCATCCAAaggttttaatttatttattttgacggaaatgtgaaatttaaatattcagatTCGCGAGCTTGAGCCAGACGCAGAAAACTACATGGCACTCCTGGCCTCTGAGCAGAAGCTTGATTCAACGCTCTCTCGAAAGAAGTTGGATATTCAAGAAGCTCTGAAACGCCCGAGTAAAGTCAAGAAGCGTCTTCGTATTTACATTTCTCACACTTTTATCGAAGAGAAGCAACCGGAGAAAGATACTGATGAAGCTTCTCTCCCGATGTGGGAACTTCGTGTTGAAGGACGGCTTCTCGATGAGCAGCCACCGGCTCCTGCCATTCCAGGCCAAAGACCAGTtccgaaaagaaaatttagttcatttttcaagtctCTGGTTATTGAGCTTGACAAAGAAATGTACGGACCGGATCAGCATCTTGTTGAGTGGCATCGCACACCACAAACCAACGAAACTGATGGATTCCAAGTGAAACGAGCCGGCGATCGTCCTGTCAAGTGCAGAATCCTCTTGCTGCTCGACAATCATCCAGCGAAATTCAAGCTTCATCCACGGCTTGCCAAAGTTCTCGGAATTGCTACAGAAACTCGTCCGAAGATTATCGAAGCTCTCTGGCAGTACATCAAAACTCATGGACTTCAAGATCCTCAAGAACGGGACATTATCAATTGTGATACATTTTTGAGTCAATGTTTCGGAGTGAATAGAATGAGATTTATGGAAGTGCCAAACAAATTGCATCAACTACTTCAACAAACTGATCCATTGGAGTTCAATCATATAATTCAACGACCAAAAGAAGGGCAGGAACAAGTATCAACTTGCTACGACATTGATGTTGAGATGGAAGATCCAGTGAAACAGTTTATGCATACTTTCGTTCATAGTCCAGGACTTGCCAATGATATTCAAACTCTTGATCAAAAGTGTTATGATATTATCGAACAGATCAACGAACTGAAGACTCGCCGCGATTTCTACGCAAGATTCTACACCGAACCCGCAGAATTCATCAAAAGCTGGGTGATGAGCCAGAATTCGGACCTGAAGACTATGAACGAGCTGAGCGGGGATCTTGAGGCAGAACGATTCGCTGAATCCTACGTGAGACCTGAAACAGAGGAAGGAGTTCAAAGgtatttgccgttttttttcggtttttttcaaagtaaaatgttttctttcagatACATGTTCCAAAAGGTGAACCAGAAGCGACACGAGTTGGAGCAAAGTCTTGGTGTTcgatcaaattaaatttttttttcaaataatctatAAGGtctcaaaaactcacttaaattttgatgtttctaaaattgcaagttattgatttattcatttatttattcttcATTCATTCATGTACAAAAAATACGCTCTTTGTTAAATGAATTTCACGTGACCTCTCTATAAACATCGTATTTAAATGCTCAGGGATGGGGGTTGAGATTATTAATTACtatttctttgaatttgaattgcGATGGATTCCGATGAAGAGATTCTGTCTTCGTATTCTAGTTTGACTGTGACTtcaaggtaattttttttggttggaaagtctgaaatataatttttatatttaatatCAGAAATGAGACGACTATTTCCACAAGAGATTCTGCCAGCAACGCGATGCCCGTTGTCGTTGTTGATGATGAGATTTTTGAGGATGCCAGCAGTGATATTAGTATTTTGTTCGTTTGGGAATTCTTTgctcagttttcaaaaatccctcgatttttagaacaaaacgCCAAGAATCATCGTCAATTCATTTGGATAGATCCAAAATGCGAAAAGCTGTTCATCAGGATCTGTGCACACACGATCAGAAGATCTTGGAGCCCTTGTTTCTGAGAAAGTGTGAACCGCATCGAGTCCGACAGGGCACAGCGCCGCCTAATGTTATTCCGattcaaaaagtggaaaacgTGGAGGCTAATAAGGTTTGTGATGATGAGTTGTTGTGCCACGTGGAATTTGAAATCGAGATGCACCCGCGCTCGACGGTCAAATGAAAACGATCCGCCCCCaaacgttgggtctcgttaggaacTGCTGGCAAAActgtaaattcaaatgtttcttttaCATTCGACGTGaaaaatttaacgaaaaatccttgaaaattggtgaaacgaattgaaaatgtttaaattatggccaatacctaacgagacccaacgttttgggggcggagcgttttTATTTGGCCATAGAGCGCGCGCCCCTATAATAAAAaccaattgatttttcagaaattcactGGCCATTCTGCACTTCTCGTCAGTCTCAACACCCCGACCTACTGTGTCCGCTACCTGGCCGCCAATGCAGTTCACACTCCGAAAAATGTGCTGATCTTCGCTTCACCACTGTCCTATGTGCGATTTGTTGCTCGCCCCGATCCACAGAGAACAAATGTAATCGtttcg containing:
- the hop-1 gene encoding Presenilin hop-1 (Confirmed by transcript evidence), which gives rise to MPRTKRVYSGKTITGVLYPVAICMLFVAINVKLSQPEQQEQSKVVYGLFHSYDTADSGTITLYLIGFLILTTSLGVFCYQMKFYKAIKVYVLANSIGILLVYSVFHFQRIAEAQSIPVSVPTFFFLILQFGGLGITCLHWKSHRRLHQFYLIMLAGLTAIFILNILPDWTVWMALTAISFWDIVAVLTPCGPLKMLVETANRRGDDKFPAILYNSSSYVNEVDSPDTTRSNSTPLTEFNNSSSSRLLESDSLLRPPVIPRQIREVREVEGTIRLGMGDFVFYSLMLGNTVQTCPLPTVVACFVSNLVGLTITLPIVTLSQTALPALPFPLAIAAIFYFSSHIALTPFTDLCTSQLILI
- the swsn-2.2 gene encoding SWI/SNF chromatin-remodeling accessory subunit 2 (Confirmed by transcript evidence), whose product is MHSQQRPNPQMNRHPYGTPGSAPQMRRPGGFAGQPPQMHGPRMVAPPAAPLPKKKKYADKCIHPKIRELEPDAENYMALLASEQKLDSTLSRKKLDIQEALKRPSKVKKRLRIYISHTFIEEKQPEKDTDEASLPMWELRVEGRLLDEQPPAPAIPGQRPVPKRKFSSFFKSLVIELDKEMYGPDQHLVEWHRTPQTNETDGFQVKRAGDRPVKCRILLLLDNHPAKFKLHPRLAKVLGIATETRPKIIEALWQYIKTHGLQDPQERDIINCDTFLSQCFGVNRMRFMEVPNKLHQLLQQTDPLEFNHIIQRPKEGQEQVSTCYDIDVEMEDPVKQFMHTFVHSPGLANDIQTLDQKCYDIIEQINELKTRRDFYARFYTEPAEFIKSWVMSQNSDLKTMNELSGDLEAERFAESYVRPETEEGVQRYMFQKVNQKRHELEQSLGVRSN
- the C18E3.1 gene encoding MSP domain-containing protein (Confirmed by transcript evidence), producing the protein MDSDEEILSSYSSLTVTSRNETTISTRDSASNAMPVVVVDDEIFEDASSDISILTKRQESSSIHLDRSKMRKAVHQDLCTHDQKILEPLFLRKCEPHRVRQGTAPPNVIPIQKVENVEANKKFTGHSALLVSLNTPTYCVRYLAANAVHTPKNVLIFASPLSYVRFVARPDPQRTNQSVFEDPSETVRLMMAPDVAKVAQKMLPKWQTVTFTLAFGKHVAVKYRIIEVRKQPVTYVKAKADRVKRVSTSTLYRTEPVQRVDYWRSFKSNELKLSTVEKNDPQIVKRVFLEQQSLNWDPSGVIGTEKEHHHKTIVKSKKIKTGEELNLMWQRTDFH